tcttgagagaagaggaagagtatcaaaagtggatccgaaattttgatgagcctgttggttattgtggagacgatctgacaaattctgagcccattgacttcatctctctttttctgaatgatgaattctggagcctatcccaaatttcgtttcatattaaagatatttcacatttacagtatgcctttatctcaaaccactttaaagttatagccttttgaaaccttgatatcaaaattgaacattttccaatatgtccgccaccttgtgacgtcataatatgcaaattagatgaataatttcactcccatcacagactttgagtcatactgaacaattttctcattgacagtatacctttatctcaaactactttcaagttatagccttttgaaatcttgatatcaaaattgtatattttcttgaaaaaactccgGCGCCTAAAGGGTTAACCCTTTTAAGTTGAAGTAAAACCGTATGAACACAACAAAATTTGTCACATCATTGACCCTTCAGTTTTCacaaaaagagaataaaatccACTCCTGCATTTTATAATAATCactgcaaaatgtaatttatttcaaaatgcaaggaaatatatttcatattctgTTGATTACAAAATGCACCAATTAATGTTAATcagattttgattttgtttggaACCGGGGCAGCCATTTACCGCCATGCCAGGTAGGCTCACCTACTCCCGGGAGCACCTGCTGGAGCTGAGCGGCCTCTCCTCGGACCTTCTGGAGGCATTCCTCTGTGACACCAACACACCGCCGGAGTTACTTCGAGGGAGTAAACGAAAGCGGATACGAAGGAAAAGAGGCTCCAGAGGAGGGATCCGTCACCGGAGGATGCCGGTTACCTTTACCTGCCATCACGCTGATGTCAATGCCCGATCGCTACGGAACAAGACCGAGGAACTCTGCACGCTGACCAAGTCTGATCCGGATTACCAATGGACCAGTCTCTTTTGTTTCACCGAATCGTGGCTCTCTGGAGACGTGGACTTTCAGCTGGACGGATTTAACATCATTCGCTATGACAGATACGATCCAAACACGGAAGTCGATTGGGGGCGGGGTCTGCATGGCTATAAACAGTACTGGGCAACCAACACCTACACGGTGAGGGAGACGGAGTGCTGTAAACACTATGAACTCATGACTGTATCTTTTAAACCACATTATTTACCGCGAGAATTTACACAGATTACTGTCATTTTAATGTATGTCCCAGGACCTGATTTTAACCTAGCTGCGGAGCGAATTACAGAGAGTTACAACAGAGCTGTAGCTCAAATAGGAGAGCTGCCAGTGTTTTTATTGGGTGATTTTAACAGGTGTAATATTGCCACACATCTTCCCAGTCTTGAACAATCTGTCACAACTCTAACAAGAGGACAGAACATACTGGACATGTGCTTTGGCAATATACCTGGGGCATACATCTCAAAACCACGTCCACCTTTAGGCCTTTCAGACCACAACGTCAAACTGCTGCTGCCAAAATACAGATCACAACTAAAGACAGAGGGGACAATCACAAAAGACATTAAGATCTGGAATGAGGATGCATCTGAGACACTGAGGGGCTGTTTTGAGCTGACAGATtggggtttgttttttaatgactGTGGGGATGATTTTAGCAGACTTTCTGTTGTGCTCACCTCTTCTACAAAAAATGGGTCACCAAGGACATGAAAGTCTGTTTGGTGGAAAAGAAAAGGGCTTTTCTACAGGGTGACAAAGTAAGAATGAGGGAGCTGCAGAAAGAATTCAGGAGGAAGGCCAAGCTGGCTAAAATCAGGTACAACGATGAGGTGGAGGAAAAATTAACATCAGGAAATGCAAGAGAGGCATGGCAGGGCTTGAACACCGTGATGGGCAGAGCAACCAAACCTGCAGTGGTTGACTGCCCAGACTCCGCCTCTCGTGCAGAGCAGCTCAACACCTTCTTCACCCGTTTTAACTATAACATCTCACCAATTACCTGGACCCCTCCGACCCTCAGTCCCCCCACACAAGCCCTCAACATCAACGAACACCTGGTAACCTCCATCCTACGCAAAGTCAACCTCAACAAAGCTGCTGGCCCAGACAGGCTCAGGGGCAGGGTACTTAAAGACTGTTCCATCCAGCTAGGAGGAGTGTTTACCAGGTTGTTCCAGCACCTCTTGGACTCAGGCATTGTTCCCAATCAGTGGAAggaatcatccatccatcaaaaaacaaaaccaaaagatttGAAGGACTACAGACCAGTGGCCCTGACATCCATCCTCTGCAAATGTATGGAAAGAGTGGTGTGTCGTCAGCTGTTGGGTGATCTTGAGGGCAAACTGGAGCCACTCCAGTTTAGATACAGTCACTAAACAATTGGTCTCCACACATCCATACACAAGGGATTTTATTCATGGACTTTTCATCAGCTTTTAACACTGTAAACAACAACACCTTACTACACCGCCTCTCTGATCTCCAGGTTCACCCCACACTGATTTTATGGATAAAGGGCTTTTTAACGGACAGACCAcagcatgtgtttttaaatggttttaaatCCAGTTCAATGGTTTTAAAAACAGGGCTTCCCCAGGCTGTGTTTTGTCACCTATCCTGTTCTCTGCATACACTAACAGTATCATCTGTAGCAGGGAAGGACTCAGACTTTTTAAATATGCAGATGACATGGCCTTGGTGGCACACATCACTGACACCCAGGCCCTGACACGGTATAAGCAGGAGGTCCACACCCTGGTCCAAACATTTGCTGAGAGCTCATTAGAGCTCAACATATCGAAAACCAAAGAGCTATGCTGTGGATCCTCAGGGAAAAACCCAGACCTGTTCCAACCCCTGCAGATCCATGGTCTGGGTGTGGAACAGGTGCAGAGCTTTAAATACCTGGGGACGGAAATTgacacctgtctgtcctttgGACCACATGCGGACTCTGTGTACAAGAAGGCTCAACAGCGACTCCACCTGCTCAGGAAGCTCAGGTCTTTTAATATCAGCAAGGACATTTTAACTCTCGTTTATAAATCACTCATTGAATCCATCCTCACCTATAACATCTCAACCTGGTTCAATCTCCTcaccatcaaacacaaaacaaatctatCCCGAATAATAAATCAACAGCCCAACTCCCTCTGTCTGAACTGTATGGACGCTCAGTGATGAGGAAAGCCACCCTCATCACTGAGGACCCCTCCCATCCCCTCCACCACTCCTTCATGCTGCTGCCATCAGGCAGACGCTACAGAACCCCACTGgccaggaaaaacatttacaaaaaatcCTTCATCCCCTCTGCAATAGCTGCcctcaataacacaaaatagactgcactgtgtttttagtttattttatctgttttatttgtttcacctgttcagtgtttttgatGTGTGGGAGTGTTTTTAATGCctgaatgtgggtttttaaactttgttttacagccgtgacaaaagaaaaatttctgtttttacctggaacagacaataaagttgaattgaattgaattgaattaagcGATCAGtctttgaggtatgcttggggtcattgtcctaTTGGAAAGTCCAATGACACTCAAGCTTCACCTTCCTTGCAGACAGCATGACGTTTTCTCCTATGACTTCCTGAAACTTGATTGAATTTAttttgccctccaaacgctgcaggtctGCCAGAAGAATCAAAGCAGCCATATTGCTCCACATAACAGAATCCTCAAACTTCTGTGGTTTAGTCATATGGTTTCAAGCATATTGGAGCCTtcttttgttgtgcttttgggtcagtagtgggGTACGTCTTGGAGTTggggcatggaggccttcagtaTTTAGTATATCCCCttctgtagaaactgaaacctcagtgcctgctgccgttaatagcttcctctttctgccagtTCAATATTTTTGAGACTGTcgtagtcattaaaagtgactacttgtgttgaatttgaagaaaCCACTCATAATATCAGTTGTGTTGAACTATTCAGATTGTTCTTGTTTAAGCTGTTcatcaaacacagctgaaagtttttAACGTAATTTGCAATGGGGATTGAATGATTTTGAATGCAACTGTATGTGTGGTACAGACATCCTCATcttagtaaaaacattaaacaatcTGACAATTGTATAATGATCTTCAAATTTCTTAATAATGAGGTTATGTTTGATCAATGGTTCTCAACCCATTGTTCAGGTCCCTTACTGCCACCCATCAAAATAACATTGTCAACTAAATGTCTTCCCTGAAATTAATGATGATTGTTACTCTGTGTAATATCATTAAGGAAGTGTTATGGTCATTGAATGCCAAATAACAGATTTGATTTAATTGGACAGTTGTAATGTCATTATAATTAGTTTCCCAAGAAGCAAAAAAGCCATGTGAATAGAAACGATATTTAAGAGTGTTGGCAATTATAGTAATGTCCACCCTAATCTTAAAGTGAACATGAAGCATTCAACCAAGTTAAGATGATTTCATAGATGAACTTCTTCACTAATGAACAATAGTATGACAAACATGGCAAATGTaaagatagaaaagaaagaagaagccctgttttatttttcctggcAAGGGCACTGCCATCTTGCAGTACTATAACTCGTGACGTCACTGGGTTGGTTGGATTGGATGCCgatacaataaaaacagctgGAGACCGAGGATGGAGACAGTGAAAGATGGAGACTAAGGAGCCACAGGACAGAGGACAAAAGTCAGAAATGCCAACATCAGACTGTCTGCACCGTGGTGTTTAGATCCGGTATGCCAAATGTTAGTTACATAGTACCCACCGACGATATTAGGTACCGTCATTTTTTTAGCATCAACTAACAGCTAGGTAACGGTAAGGTTTAGCTATTAATTAGTACCGTGGAAACCACATAAACAAGATCGTATTGGTCAGACAACAACTACACGTAAGCAAACTGCACATGGAAACATTGTTCATACTTTATGCCATCATATTCCAGTCTCTGGTCAACATCATGTCACGTGTATATCTGGGTTCAAGCTGTTGAACTCAACTAGCAGGCCATGTTACATGCcacaacagaacacaggactCTGGTAAAACAAGGAGCGACAGACTCTGTTTACATCAATAATTCTTGGTTCTCAAACGTAGTGAAAGTTGATGAACAATGTTTTTCAGATGTACGtcaaggttttatttttaagatatcaATCACATTATTTGCCCAGATAATTCGCCATTGTCTTTGTTGTTACTGTTTACATTCCCCCAGATGCAAATCCAAAACTGGAGAAACTGTATTAGGTGACATgaccaaacaaacagataaacagatggTATCTTTATTGTAGCTGGAGATTTTAATCAAACAGACATTAGAAATGTTTCACCTAAATTCCACCAGCATACCCAGACCAAAGGAAACAATACCCTGGACCATGTTTACATGAACATTCCTGTTAGCTACAAAgccctccttttttttctttgccctTTTACTCCCAGCTGGTTAAAAGGGTGAAACCATCAGAAAACAGTGTGGACAGAGCTACAGAAGCTCTATGGCAGGTGTTCAGAGATGCCACTACCCAGGAGAACCACATCAATCTCTAGGAATTTCCTGTACGTGGACAGTGAAatcatgtgtgtgatgtgatcacaatgacaataaaatcatgaatgaatgtaaaGGTGAGGAGCCTCTTTATAGCTGAAAAATATGCCTTTTGGTTGGCTGTGTGCTCAGCATCTACCTGTGCATACTGTATATCCATGACTACAATCAATGGAGAGGATTCCCATGGGAAGTTTGCTGACAACATTACAATCATTAGCTGGATTACAATGAGGATTCATATCAGAAGGACATCAATAATCTTGCAGGATGGTGCACAGAGAACAACCTGCTGCTCAACATCAACAAACCAAGAAGATGATTGTTAGTTTTAGACAAAAGTGGCAAAAAAGATGGTAGATcaaaattattaatcatttttgtAATGTGCCTAACCCTTATGGAAGGCATGAATGAACAGTGTCATCCTGACAATGATAATGACTTGTCATTCAGTGCcaaattttccatttttcacagAAGAGATATGTTTGGTTGAATGcatgtatgaatgaatgtataACATCTTCCTGTAACTATTAATTACTGTTACCACTCACGGCATACTTGTTTCGTTGTTagcttctgtgtgtctgaacagGGCACTTTTGAAGGCTTTTTGTTTCTTGACATTTGAGACTTTGTGCCTTATGATCTGTCTGTGATGGGCATCCTTGGCCCAGATGATTCCCATGTCTGAGCGTTGATGCTGGGGAGCAACTATCCTAGTTGCTTGTCTATACTTAGTAGCTAACTCAGGGAACTGCTGGGTATACAGATGGTCTGTGTACTGCAGTTCTGGAGTTATAAGTCTCTGAcagtttgttttgatttgtctGTCTATATGTGGGTTTAGGTTATAGCCCTGAATGACAGCGGCTCCATACTGGAATGGCTTCAGCCTGGCATCTTTTATCTGGGATGGGTCAACTGCCCCGCCATCTTTCAAGCAAGTGTTTGCTAGCTTGGCCTGTAGCTCTTTCAACTGAGATAATTCCCTCTTCATCTGCTCTTGCCCAACCAGACTATCCACTTTGTTCCAGAAGGTGGTGTTAAAGTGCAGATAGATCCTCCAGTCTAAAGCATTCCAATTCttgattttctctgcagtgtttgGTGAAAGTGCTTGACGAGTTTGTTCACTGCGACTGTTGAGCTTGAAGGAAACCACATCTTCCAGGGACCAGCAGAGGGCATGCTTGAGCAGGATCATGGACTCATCAAAGTATTCAGAAATGAGAATAAGGTGAAAGTCCTGTTCAATGGCTGCAATAGCCATGCTGGTTCTCTCCTCAAGGTCTTTAGCATCAGCTGCAACATTGTTGTCAAAGCCAAAGTCAAATGCCAGGATATTGTGAGCATAGTGGTTGTTGGTCAGTGATGAGTTGTAGTCTCTCCAGCTGTTGTCTAGGAAGTCCTCCAGGCTGTGGGTGTTATGGAAGGCTGGGATGCTCTTGTAGTAGATAAAAATGGACTCCATCATGGTCACAGGATGCCTCAGAATGGAAAAGTAGAAGGTATCCTCAGGCATCACTTTTGCCACCTGTTATAAAACataagaagattttttttttaaatggcacatCAGAAAAATTCAAGTTCTACTTCATTATCACTTAAATAAGAAAGACATGAACTGAAATTGATTTTACCATTATAGGTTAGAGAAATAAAATCTAGAGTAATTGGTAAATCATCTGTTGACAAACTCTGAAGCCAAAATGTCTGCTCGGGCCCTGTGTGGGTAAGTAAGTGGGGCCCATAAAGTTTGTCCAGCACCGTCATTTCGATCGTATTCATACTCATACTGATACCATACAATAAGTGGAGAACTTGTGGCCAACATACAGAATGCTACTGGCAAGCTACATGTGCTGGCCCACATAGAGATTATTGGAATTCACTGCAGTTGCCAAAAGGAGGCCCATTACTAACCAAAGGGGGTTCCCTGTATACACGTTCCTGTAATCTGGCTAATCAGGCTCCTTCTACTGTATATCTatacaacattttaattttacatcaATATTAAATAACAGTGCCATGTTAGACATGATCAATAAGCCTGCATATCCATTGGGCCTCCATGGGCAAGTGATGCATTGCCATTTAAGCCCCATGAGGGCAACTAAAAGCCTATTAAATGTGTCCAGTGGAATCATGTTCAGTTCATCTTGATGCCACATTAAGTGCTCGTTTAATTCAGTGCCTACGTCCAAACAGCAGTCCACATATTGTAAGTGGACAAAGCCCATAGTCCAGGCTAAAAGCAATATAGTTTCAGCCGACAAATGCAGGAAAGACAGCTGGCAAAAAAAGTCAGACTGTGTGAATGCATAAGTAAGTAGGCTTATAGTATCACTGCAACATCATAAGGGCATGAGTAGATCTGACTATGATTACATTAATTACATTTGTGCATTCAATTGAATGAATGTATTGCTTAGATGAATTATCATGGCATGTATGACAGCTGCAACCTTTCTTTCAGATGAAACTCTGGTGGTGTAAAGGAGACTTGGGAgcaaataaaagataaatataaatacatacttCAAAGTGGTAAGGAGACTTACTTTCATAGAGGTGCAAGAAGTACAAGGCCTGGGTTAAACTGGAGGTAAGTACTCCACTAACACTGTCACCCATATGTTAACCCTTCCAATTTGCCCATCTCAAGCTTATTTCCACATTCAGCCTCTTTTCAACCCATACGGATGTCCACAAGAACATGTAAACTGGACAGTAAATTAATCAACACAATTTGAATCATTTTTCAATGAAACTCACCTCAGATTTTCTAAATCTCATGTGGTTGCACATGATGTGGAACTCCCTCACACTTCTGCTGCTGACACCTTCAACAAAATGTGAAGCAAAGAGGAATGGGTAAAACAACTGGCTGTGTTTGTTCAGAGGGAGGGCAAAGGTCAAGTTCCTGCTTTCACCATAGCGATACAAGATGTTTAAGATGGTGCTGCTTGCTGTTTTATGTGTCTTGAGGAAAACAATGTGAGACTTTGGGTGGCAGGTTGCTTTAGTATGGACACTGTTGATGTGAGCCTTTAACAAACTGGATAGGGTGGGAGTGTTTAAACTTTTCCAAGTGCTATGGAGGACCAAAGAACCTCGAAGTCCAAGGCTCggtttgtttccattttttggTAGAAGCAGCTTTCCAGGTGAAACATTTCTTGGGTTAATGATATTCTCCACATGTCTTgacaaaatataatttgatgTCTTTCCATATTCCTCGTTATGATGATGAAGATCTGCATCTTTTTCTGTCCGTTTTGATATCACATCTGGCTTAACTGTTAGTGAATACTCAGAATGGAGGCCTTCCCTGACATTTTTCAGAGGAGGAAACGGATGCTGTTTGTTGATAGTGAATCTCAGATGTGGGAGTCCTGTCAGCTTGCCATTCCTGGAGGAAGTCATAAACACAGTCTACATGATATATGATGTACAACACTTTAACATTTTACAATAGAGTCTCTCTACTTTAATATATTCACGACACCAGCAAATTAACTTGTTGTAGTCAGTAGATTTTGGCTTAAAAAGAAGCACAGAGATTTTTATGTAACCCCCATTGGTCCTGGGGCAGGTGCAGGCAAACATATCAGCACAGAATTTTCCTGACGTGAGAGCAGACTTTGGTAAGAATTTCCTGGAAATATTGTGATGTCAATTCTCAATTGTAATCTTTTAGTCCTTACCCCATGGTTTAAGATTATGatatccatttatttattttttatcttattcatGTATGTGACAGGGACGATGCATGGCATGGTTACATTTGAATCCACAAACAGCTCCCCTAGTTGTGGCTCCTTTTTTTGAGGTCATTTGAATGACTAGTTCTGGGacacaaacatctttttttgtaaatgagaAATTGATA
The Pempheris klunzingeri isolate RE-2024b chromosome 4, fPemKlu1.hap1, whole genome shotgun sequence genome window above contains:
- the gal3st2 gene encoding galactose-3-O-sulfotransferase 2, producing MEFCNIVCEKRTVQQAPLSVDIIHPACGLCCYSDLCRPPGQEWQADRTPTSEIHYQQTASVSSSEKCVSSRSVREFHIMCNHMRFRKSEVAKVMPEDTFYFSILRHPVTMMESIFIYYKSIPAFHNTHSLEDFLDNSWRDYNSSLTNNHYAHNILAFDFGFDNNVAADAKDLEERTSMAIAAIEQDFHLILISEYFDESMILLKHALCWSLEDVVSFKLNSRSEQTRQALSPNTAEKIKNWNALDWRIYLHFNTTFWNKVDSLVGQEQMKRELSQLKELQAKLANTCLKDGGAVDPSQIKDARLKPFQYGAAVIQGYNLNPHIDRQIKTNCQRLITPELQYTDHLYTQQFPELATKYRQATRIVAPQHQRSDMGIIWAKDAHHRQIIRHKVSNVKKQKAFKSALFRHTEANNETSMP